Proteins co-encoded in one Deinococcus planocerae genomic window:
- a CDS encoding epoxide hydrolase family protein, whose amino-acid sequence MTTPTVPTTLIEPFHLSVPEEQLADLRARLARTRWPEQETVPDTSQGPQLAKVQALIEHWQHRYDWRACEALLNGLGQFRTTIDGLDIHFLHVRSPEPSALPLLMTHGWPGSVLEFRKVIGPLTDPAAHGGDPRQAFHLILPSLPGFGFSGKPSGTGWGVPRIADAWITLMDRLGYSRWGAQGGDWGSAVTAAIGRRAPAGCVGLHFNFVMFQPTPEEVAGATPEEGAMIASARHYVDVLSGYAKQQGTRPQTIGYSLADSPVGLASWIYAMFQDVSDSGGNAEAVFSLDELLDDIMLYWLPNTGASSARLYWEAAQAGRAGPPPTEPITVPAGFSMFPREIIRTSRRWAERRYSNVIHFGELDRGGHFAALEQPELFTQELRASFGHVR is encoded by the coding sequence ATGACCACCCCAACCGTCCCCACGACCCTGATCGAGCCGTTCCACCTCTCCGTTCCCGAGGAGCAGCTCGCCGACCTGCGTGCCCGCCTGGCCCGCACCCGCTGGCCGGAACAGGAGACCGTCCCCGACACCAGCCAGGGGCCTCAGTTGGCAAAAGTTCAGGCGCTGATCGAGCACTGGCAGCACCGCTACGACTGGCGAGCCTGCGAAGCCCTGCTCAACGGCCTGGGCCAGTTCCGCACCACCATCGACGGGCTGGACATTCACTTCCTGCACGTCCGCTCGCCCGAGCCCAGCGCGCTGCCCCTGCTCATGACTCACGGCTGGCCGGGCTCGGTGCTGGAATTCCGCAAGGTGATCGGCCCGCTCACGGACCCGGCGGCCCACGGCGGCGACCCTCGGCAAGCTTTCCATCTGATCCTGCCCTCGCTGCCCGGCTTCGGGTTCTCGGGCAAACCCAGCGGGACCGGCTGGGGGGTCCCGCGCATTGCGGATGCCTGGATCACGCTGATGGACCGCCTCGGCTACAGCCGCTGGGGCGCGCAGGGCGGCGACTGGGGCAGCGCGGTCACCGCCGCCATCGGACGCCGGGCCCCGGCGGGCTGTGTGGGGCTGCACTTCAACTTCGTGATGTTCCAGCCGACGCCGGAGGAGGTGGCCGGGGCGACCCCGGAGGAGGGGGCGATGATCGCCAGCGCCCGGCATTACGTGGACGTGCTCTCCGGCTACGCCAAGCAGCAGGGCACGCGCCCGCAGACCATCGGGTACTCGCTGGCGGACTCCCCGGTGGGGCTGGCCTCGTGGATCTACGCGATGTTCCAGGACGTGTCCGACAGCGGGGGGAACGCGGAGGCGGTGTTCAGCCTCGACGAGCTGCTCGACGACATCATGCTGTACTGGCTGCCCAACACCGGCGCGTCCTCCGCGCGGCTGTACTGGGAGGCGGCCCAGGCCGGACGGGCGGGCCCGCCCCCCACGGAGCCGATCACCGTCCCCGCAGGCTTCAGCATGTTTCCGCGCGAGATCATCCGGACATCCAGGCGCTGGGCTGAGCGCCGCTACAGCAACGTGATCCACTTTGGCGAACTCGACCGGGGCGGACACTTCGCGGCGCTGGAGCAGCCGGAGCTGTTCACCCAGGAGCTGCGGGCGAGCTTCGGCCACGTCCGCTGA
- a CDS encoding VOC family protein, giving the protein MTNPEFPVPVRMDGLSLPVADVAVSVAFYTRLGFTVELTDPSGKGFALLRIGGGTIGLQRHKGEDAPRMRDGIHVELSTEDLDGLYAWMQEAGIPVQKAPHDRPWERVMVLRDPDGFRVEFAQGERGHNRPG; this is encoded by the coding sequence ATGACGAATCCTGAATTCCCTGTCCCCGTCCGTATGGACGGCCTGAGCCTGCCCGTCGCCGACGTGGCGGTATCCGTCGCCTTTTACACCCGCCTGGGGTTCACGGTCGAACTCACCGACCCCTCGGGCAAGGGGTTTGCGCTTCTCAGGATCGGCGGCGGGACCATCGGCCTCCAGCGGCACAAGGGCGAGGACGCGCCGCGGATGCGCGACGGCATCCATGTGGAACTGAGCACCGAGGACCTCGACGGCCTGTACGCCTGGATGCAGGAGGCGGGCATCCCGGTGCAGAAGGCGCCGCACGACCGTCCCTGGGAGCGGGTGATGGTGCTGCGCGACCCCGACGGCTTCCGGGTCGAGTTCGCCCAGGGCGAGCGCGGGCACAACCGGCCCGGGTAG